The DNA window CCAAGATTTCTGCCGCCATCCCAGAATAAAGGAGAATTGAATTTTGTATGATGTCCTCACTGCATACACAAAACTCAGAGTGTACTGCCATGCTAATTGTTTTAAGTGTGATATTTCAATCTCTTGAGCACCAcaaattaaattccatttcCAATTCCTCAGGTTCTTATACTGCTTCAGCGGGTATGCCAGAAATAGTCCAGAGAGTCTCTGAATTCATAACGAGACGAGATGGTGGAGCTCCATCTTACCctgaaaacatatacataagCCCCGGCTCACAGTGGGCACTCACGGTAACAATTACTATTACTGACTTACTGTAATAGTATATGATGTGTCTCTTCCTCCTGTAGATTATTATCATCCTCTAGTtaacacaatcttttcctgtGCTTATTAGAACATTCTCAACGTCTTGGTGAACAGGAAAGCTTCACCCAGAACAGGTGTGCTGACTCCATCGCCATCCTACTCCGTTTCCACTTTGTCCATAATGGAACTGGGAGCAGCTATCGTTCCCTACGACCTCAATGAGGAGCAGGGCTGGGAGCTGCAGGTGGAGGAGCTGCATCGAGCACTGGAATCTGCAAAGGGAGTCTGCAACCCTGTAGCCCTGTATGTCATCAACCCTGGAAATCCCACAGGTAGTAAAAGCTCACCAGAATGGACATCATCtaagtatatatttgtgtttcaaACTATATGTATCACATGGTTGTTTTCATACCATGTTATTTGTAGGTCATGTTCAAAGCCCGAAATCAATGCAAGAGGTGATCCGGTTCGTTTCAGAGAAGAGGCTCTTCCTTCTGGCTGATGAGGTGGATGTTTTCAAGCATTGTCATTTAACCAGAGAAAATcaaaaatatgaacaaatatgtgtaaataaacatttgGATTTTCTGTTTGTCTCCTCCACAGGTCTATCAGGACTGTGTTTATGGGGAAAAGAGTGAATTTGTCTCTTACAAGAGGGTTCTGTCTGAGATGGGTCCTCCTTTTTCAGACACAGTGGAGCTGGCGTCCTTCCACTCAGCATCCAGAGGCATCCTGGGAGAGTACGTTCTCAGTTggcaaaacaatctcaccacaagATCGACGAGACAAGAAGTCCTAAAAGTGCtttgaaaaatggaaatttgaacaTCTGCAATTCCATCACAGCTGGGCAATCTCCGGCTGCTGTGGAAGATCGTATGATTTGACCGAAAGCTCCAAAACAGCTACTAACTGgactcttctctctccctccaggtGTGGTCTGCGTGGTGGGTATGTGGAGCTGGTAAATCTGGACCCTGCTGTTATGAAATACATCTACAAACTGTTCTCAAAGGACTCCTGTGCACCTGTGTTGGGTCAGTTTGCCCTGGATCTGATGATGAACCCTCCACAACCAGGAGATCCCTCATACCCACTTTATTGTGTGGTGAGACCAAAGATATGCAGTTCAGATTACTATTTTGCAGGATGTCTAATAGAATGCTTTTCTTAAGCAATTTAAAAGTGGTATTTACtctgatattgtttttgttcttgcCTTTAACTTCTGCAGGAGACACAACACATCAGAACCACGCTGGTTAAGAATGTAAAGAGAGTCTTTGAGGTAGTAAACAGTCTGCCGGGTTTCTGCAGCCAGCCAGTGGAAGGAGGAGCGTTTGCGTTCCCCAGACTGCATCTTCCACCTAAAGCCATTCAGAAAGCCAAGGTTACAATACTATCTCATAGAACCAAGTATTCACTGCAAAATCAGAGCAATAtcatcattaaaacaaatttgtcacATATCTACTGTATCagtcaaaaaatattttacacctggttatgtttctgtttattttaggaAATGGGAATGCATCCAGATGTTTTCTACTGTATCAGACTACTGGAGGAGGCCGGTGTGTTTGTCGGTCCTGGTAGTCAGTACGGACAAAAGGAGGGCACGCACCACATCAGGTACAATACATCATTTAAACCAAGCATTATTATTCTGAATACAGGCTTTATTATGCAAAAAGCATGTTTTCTAGTTAAAACAAACACGGTTTAATAACGATAAGTTGAAAATTTTACCTTTAACCCTCCTTTCTTTCTGCAGATTTTGCTTTATGACCCCCGAGGACACAATGGAAGAATTACTGAGGCGTCTGACCAGCTTTCAAACCCAGTTCATGAAGGATTTTTCTTAAACAAGGATACTAAGAAAAACAGAGTTTCTTTTCGCACT is part of the Sebastes umbrosus isolate fSebUmb1 chromosome 12, fSebUmb1.pri, whole genome shotgun sequence genome and encodes:
- the LOC119499096 gene encoding alanine aminotransferase 2-like; this translates as MSVLKEMRPNVRNMKQLQCISLARRASQIKEELKQGVRKPYKEVIDVFWGDPHTAGVKPLSFVRQVFAACLYPQLVDSDKLPVDARQRAQMLLKGCAGGSVGSYTASAGMPEIVQRVSEFITRRDGGAPSYPENIYISPGSQWALTNILNVLVNRKASPRTGVLTPSPSYSVSTLSIMELGAAIVPYDLNEEQGWELQVEELHRALESAKGVCNPVALYVINPGNPTGHVQSPKSMQEVIRFVSEKRLFLLADEVYQDCVYGEKSEFVSYKRVLSEMGPPFSDTVELASFHSASRGILGECGLRGGYVELVNLDPAVMKYIYKLFSKDSCAPVLGQFALDLMMNPPQPGDPSYPLYCVETQHIRTTLVKNVKRVFEVVNSLPGFCSQPVEGGAFAFPRLHLPPKAIQKAKEMGMHPDVFYCIRLLEEAGVFVGPGSQYGQKEGTHHIRFCFMTPEDTMEELLRRLTSFQTQFMKDFS